From a single Thermothielavioides terrestris NRRL 8126 chromosome 1, complete sequence genomic region:
- a CDS encoding multicopper oxidase-like protein (Extracellular Laccase - like protein Similar to F. oxysporum Lcc4; Extracellular Laccase - like protein Similar to F. oxysporum Lcc4): MAKARVLVGLLAATIARASPFDSDAVNLHPRAACSGNTATTRSEWCDYDISTDYYNDGPTTGVTREYWWEITEFTAAPDGVERSVMAINGSIPGPTLFADWGDTVVVHVTNSVPGNGTSIHFHGIRQNYTNPNDGVSSITQCPVPPGSSITYTWKATQYGTTWYHSHYGLQVYNGVFGGIVINGPASANYDEDLGVLFLSDWTHESADNLFTEAQLTGPPTQDNGLINGTNIYVDGDTTVGSRFTLSFTAGTSYRLRLINGAMDTFFKFSIDNHTMEVIANDLVPIQPFNTTVLSIGIGQRYDVIIRADQADVADNFWMRAVPQTSCSSTNTMEDDIRGIVYYGTSPSTPDTTGYNPTDSCDDMSSTDLVPYVSKTVASTAAWTEDEPVTIGAAPTNANYLWWYVNGSTLDMSWSNPTLLQVYDNVTAFNSSANVVLVPEADEWVYVVISTALGVAHPIHLHGHDFFVLAQGTGTFDSSSVALNLDNPVRRDVAMLAAQGYLVIAFQTDNPGAWLMHCHIGWHTDEGLAIQFVERQSEARELIDFQTLSETCAAWETWQASSGLKQEDDGI; this comes from the exons ATGGCCAAGGCTCGTGTCTTGGTAGGGTTGCTGGCTGCCACCATTGCGAGGGCGTCTCCTTTCGACTCCGACGCCGTCAACCTGCACCCacgcgccgcctgctctgGTAACACAGCTACGACCCGCTCTGAGTGGTGTGACTATGACATCTCGACGGACTACTACAATGATGGCCCGACAACTGGCGTCACCAGGGAGTATTGGTGGGAAATCACCGAGTTCACTGCTGCGCCAGATGGAGTTGAGCGATCCGTCATGGCCATCAACGGCAGCATCCCAGGCCCTACCCTCTTCGCAGACTGGGGAGATACCGTTGTCGTTCACGTCACTAACTCTGTTCCCGGCAACGGGACGAGCATCCACTTCCACGGCATCCGCCAAAACTACACCAACCCGAACGACGGAGTCAGCAGCATCACGCAGTGTCCAGTTCCCCCTGGATCGTCCATCACGTACACCTGGAAAGCCACCCAATACGGCACTACCTGGTACCATTCCCATTACGGCCTGCAGGTGTACAACGGTGTCTTTGGCGGCATCGTGATCAACGGCCCTGCCTCTGCCAATTACGACGAAGACCTCGGCGTGCTCTTCCTCAGCGACTGGACCCATGAGTCTGCGGACAACCTGTTCACTGAAGCCCAGCTGACAGGGCCACCAACTCAGGATAATGGCCTGATCAACGGCACGAACATCTACGTTGACGGCGACACGACCGTGGGCTCTCGTTTCACGTTGTCGTTCACCGCGGGGACATCGTACCGCCTGCGCCTCATCAACGGTGCCATGGATACTTTCTTCAAGTTTTCCATTGATAATCACACCATGGAAGTCATTGCGAACGACTTGGTTCCCATCCAGCCGTTTAACACGACCGTCCTCAGCATTGGCATTG GCCAGAGGTATGATGTTATCATCCGCGCAGACCAGGCCGACGTCGCAGACAACTTCTGGATGCGCGCCGTCCCCCAGACCTCCTGCTCTTCCACCAACACTATGGAGGATGATATCCGCGGCATCGTCTACTACGGCACCAGCCCGTCGACGCCTGACACCACGGGCTACAACCCGACCGACAGCTGCGACGACATGTCCAGCACCGATCTGGTCCCCTACGTGTCCAAGACGGTGGCATCGACCGCCGCGTGGACCGAGGACGAGCCGGTGACGatcggcgcggcgccgaccaaCGCCAACTACCTGTGGTGGTACGTGAACGGCAGCACGCTGGACATGTCGTGGTCGAACCCGACGCTGCTGCAGGTGTACGACAACGTGACCGCGTTCAACTCGTCGGCCAACGTGGTGCTCGtgcccgaggcggacgagTGGGTGTACGTCGTCATCAGcaccgcgctcggcgtcgcccacCCGATCCACCTGCACGGCCACGACTTCTTCGTGCTCGCGCAGGGCACGGGCACCttcgacagcagcagcgtggCCCTCAACCTCGACAACCCCGTCCGCCGCGACGTGGCCATGCTGGCTGCTCAGGGGTACCTGGTGATCGCGTTCCAGACGGACAATCCGGGCGCGTGGCTGATGCATTGCCACATCGGATGGCACACGGACGAGGGGCTGGCCATCCAGTTTGTCGAGAGGCAGAGCGAGGCGAGGGAGCTGATCGACTTCCAGACCTTGAGCGAGACGTGTGCTGCCTGGGAGACGTGGCAGGCGAGTTCTGGCCTGAAGCAGGAGGATGATGGCATCTGA